In Rutidosis leptorrhynchoides isolate AG116_Rl617_1_P2 chromosome 6, CSIRO_AGI_Rlap_v1, whole genome shotgun sequence, the DNA window gtccacgatccacgacacaactacccttaaccaccttccattggcggttttcaaaagtaaccgcgttaccttcatcatctaattgaccaaccgaaataagtttcctttttaatttaggaatgtaccttacatttttcaaggtccaattagagccaagagtagtctttaatacaacatctccaatgccctctatattgagttgtttgtcgtccgctaatctcaccttgccttgatatgaacgaaaattcttcatcatgcttttgacatgagtagcatgaaacgaagctctcgaatccaaaatccaagactccatagaattttcaacactacataaaagtgcatcatcactttcttcctcggtcaagttcacacctttcgccggaccatttttacaattcctttgaaagtgtcctttttgattgcaaccccaacaaacagcttcacttctatctttcgatggatacctcttcttacacttctttctacccttcttctcaccgcgatcaaatttcctaccacggttgtcggtacttagcatcgattcccccgagtttctcctacgagtatcttcaccaagaatcaaatcccttattccttcaaacgctagcttagtagttcatgtagagctactaaccgcggtaaccgtacccgaccaactttccggtaatgatgaaagcaagattagtgcttttagttcatcatcaaacttaatctctaccaattcaagccttgaaacgatattattaaattcattgatatgatccgttgcactcgtaccttccttcatctttgtattgaacaattgacgcatgagaaataccttattagaagctgtaggtttctcatacatgttagagagtgctttcaagtaaGCAAACGtcatcttctcattcacaacgttgtatgcaatgttcttagcaagtgaaagacgaatagcgcccaaagcttgacgatccaaaagcgtctaatcggcatcgttcatgctttcaggcttggtctctaacaagggttggtgtagcttcttttgatacaagtaatcttcaatttgcatcttccaaaagccaaagtctctcccatcgaatcggtcgattctaaatttcccatcttccgccatcgttcccttaacgaaaccttgtgctctgataccagttgtaaggatattaggacccaaaacaacgcaagtgattcaacaagatcactcaccaatagtaattctacaagattactaacccacttaatgaacgaaagattataaatgcaagaaatgtaaatcgacacaagagataacgtggttatatgcaatcgttgtgattgctttagtccacggaccaactagagaatgtatttactgaatatttgtggtgtgtttacaatgagttacaagagggtctatttatagaatggtttaaagagtaagctaaaaacaattccttgaagcttcatgtgagtttcctgacagcttcatggaagcaacatgtgagtttcctgaccgcttcgtggaagctacatgtgaatttcctcacaacttcgtggaagctacatgtgagtttcctaacaacttcgtagaagctacatgtgagtttcctaacaacttcgtggaagcttcgtgtgagtttcctggaatcttctctctaattgtttaaagttctccatatctccaacagacATATATTTTCAAAACGTGTTCTAAGGTAGGTTATTGTTGACCGGTTACTAGCGTGTGCAGAGTCCCTAAGGTTAACTAACGTAAGCAAGAAATATTTATAGATCGAAATGATTAGAGTTTCAGGTTCCTGATCTTCAGGTTTCGTGTTGCATGAGATTGTGTTAAATATCATCTCTGAACAGCAGATCGAAAAGTTAAAGTTTATGAGATTTTGGTCAACAATTTAATTGGATCGTTTCTCGAATTTTCAGGTCTTGATTTTAGTTCACGGGTGTTGGGTGATGAAATTAGAACAACTTTCATGAAGAAATCGTATCATAAATCTCAACTTTGTTAACGTCCGTGAGCTTCATGGACTGCACACGAGGGTAACCGGTCACCATTAGTCTATATTAGAACACTTTTTGAAATTATATGACCTACACTGGTATTCTTATAGGTATATATGACTTACATtggaacaaaaataaaaatatatagctATTTGGTAGCATCAACCCTAAAACTTATCGTATGTGTAAAGTGAACAGCACACAATCACATTATGTTGTTATATGGCGTGATTAGATTAATACAACAAGCGAGCTAGGTAATAATAATCGGGGTAATAATCTGAACTGCCTCACTTTTTGTCTTCACAACATTTGAGTTCAGCATGTGAAAGTAGATCAATAGATCAATGATAGTAAAAGAAAGAAGAAATGTAAGAGTTTTGCATCTCATCACTTTAACGTCAAAAAAATAGCAGAACTAAATTCGATACTTTTATCCCTTGgcatatttatttattgaacatgCAAGCACTAAAGTTCTATAGTTATTCTTTATTCTTTATCCTAATAATAAGAATAGGCAAAAAAGTTTTGACCGAAAATAATTCATAGTGAACTAATTCTTCACTTGATATAACTCAGCAGTTTCAACAATTCGTCTCAATGCTTCAGCACCCAAATGCACAAGAACCTATTTAATATATGCAACAGACATATATATTACCATACAACGTCAATTCAGGTGTCAtgtattttaaaataaaaatgAGATAATGAATAGACAATGTGTAACCTCATTAGCATCCTTGTAACAACTGAGCTCATCTTTCTTAGGCCAAGTTACAATCCAACATCTGGAAAATAGTAGTTCAAAAAAAATATGACAAAGATAAAATAAGATGTATATTTTATAATAATCAAGTGGTTCACTGCATATATTCAATGAGAAAAGAGTACATATCAGTTAGAAAACTAAGATAGATGAATAAAAGAGAAGTTAGAAAGCAAAAAGTCTTGCATAATAGAGTCCCTATACATTCAAACAAATTATATAAGTGGACAGCAATAAACAGCATATCACATGTCAAAATGGGTCGGGGCCAACTTGTGTTGATCGATGATCTTTTTAGTCCATTTCTaaaattttcttttcttttttatacATCAAAGAAATACGTATTctaacataaaatatatttattactattattgtaatAAACTATGTAAGCATCGAACTAGACCTTGGATAATTTTCCGTCTACCTAGACAGCCAAATTTTTACCTCTGCCACAAGTTTACTAGTTATGCTTACAGTAGTTTTTCAATAATAATCAGAGTATAAAATGCACACGACTAGCTAAGTTTTGAACTATACGTTCCTAGTCAATTTCTAGCTATTCACTGAAATAACTCATATAAATGTCTTTGAAATTCTTATTAGTTTTCAGTGTTAAATAAAGTGTGACTTTGAAATAACCTTTCTTTTCCAAGGACTTCAGCTAAGGCTTGACCAGGTCCATCACCATTTGTTGCCAATATAATTCGAGATGCCTATaacaaatattatattattatattatgtaaaatatacgtttacatatatagCCATAACCCTTCATCTTAGCAACATGAAGTCAAGAAAGCAAAATAACAAGAATACATACCTTATCAAGATGTCCATTACAGTCCGTTAAATACTTAAATCTGGCTTCCtattaaaaagaaaaaagaaaaaaaaaaaaagttacgcTCTTGAGAATCCATTCGCCCTGTTCCCTTTTagcttaataatatttattatttgacCCATTTGAGATAAAGCATAACTCAAATTGACCCATTCATAagttgaaataaataaataaattggggTCAGTAAATACCTGTTTTTTAGATGGTATTCGCACTGTTGATACTTTTTGGGGTGCGCATTCAGGAAGACTAACACAATTCAATATTCCAGCCTCTTCCATTGACAATTTATCAATTTCAGTTTCAACCTACTATCACCATTCACGTATAACCatcacacatacacatacacatacaagTTTCTATAGATTAAAAAAACAATAATAAAAGAAGTGGCTAGGGTTATATTACTATAACAATATCATTTCCCTCCTTTATGTCATCAAGTCCGTACAATATCCTTTTTCCATGCTTTGCCTGAAGTTTGTTTATACACAAAACGCAATCTATCATGTATGACAGAGAAAAACAAAATAATTCATGATGAACAATTGAAATAAACCAGTTATCAGTACCTGCCAAAACTTTCTGTTTGTTATTCTTTGAAACTTACAACCTACAAGCTCTCCATTCCTTCTATATGTATAAGCTATCACATTCTGTAGACGCATAAATAAATTAACAAAAATACAATAAACATTACTATAGCTAAATTAAAATTATGTAATAGATACCTTATCATCCACCAATTGCATCACATCATTTTTATGCAGAGTTTCCGCTGATATCATTCGCTTAGCAAAGTAGTCAGTTAACTGAAGCAtgcaaaaaataaaagaaaaataatcttaataaaagttattatcaaTTTGTTTCTCTTTATCACATGCTTTCTATGCTCAATGATTATCTTTCATAGCTTACAATGAACATAAGGAGAACATATTTGCTTATATAATTGGACAGATTGCCTTATCCTTACATTAAAGCTTAATGCCCCCTCCTAATACAAATGCACTTTGCAAGATAGCCCAGTTAGTTTTCTTATTACTATCATCCAATTGGTGTTTTTGGGATGTGCTAATATTGTAATTATAGGtgctttaaaatatattttttagcAACAAACATCAAATCAATCACACTAGTTGCTCATCCATACAAGTCTTAACTAAGAAATATGATGCAAAGTTACAAGATTGTATCATTGTTTTATTTGTTATTGTGAGCAATGCCTATACCAGTTGATTATCTTTGTATTGTATTATCCCATTTAATTTTAATTGttcagaaaaaaattaataaataaaagttattaaAAAGAAAGCAATCTTATGAAAAAATTATAATACAGATTTGTCAATGTAATGAAAAAGTAGAAGTATATTCAAAGTACCTCATCACCTAGTGGCTCTAAGCGCAACATCTCCTCACTAAGTTGTTTGGGACCCACGTGTTCTAAAACCTGTGACAACATTATCTAATCACTtgatttaaatctttatatatagtgttgcagaactcggaataataataataagaacacaCAAAAAAGTTTTGAGTATTCACTTGATATAACTCAGCAGTTTCAACGATTCGTCTCAATGCTTCCGCACCCAAATACACAAGAACCTATTTAATATATGAAATGATAATATGACATATTACCCATACAACGTCAATTATTCAGGTGTCATGGAAATAATTTAATATGGGATAATGAATAGACAATGTTTAACCTCATTTGCATCCTTGTAACAACTGAGCTCGTCTTTCTTAGGCCACTTTACAACCCAACATCTGGAAAAtagtagttaaaaaaaaaaataataataataataataacgaggaaaagatatatttttattaataacactTAGAAAACTAAGAAAGATGAATAAATTAAAGAAAAAGTTAGAGAGCAAAAAGTCTTGCATTATACATCCAAAAATGTTTTGCTGTTAAAAAAAATACATCCAAATAAATCATACGTGGGCAATAAACAACATTTTACTAAAAGGTAGAGGTGGGAAGATGAACGAATCTATCAGGTTGAATGACATGTTAAAATGATTCGGACCAAGTTGTGTTGATCGACAATCTTTTTTGTCCATTTCTAAAAATCTTTTatatacatcacaacaatacagaTTCTAAGATAAAAATATTATTAGTGTAATAAACTAAGATAAACTAAGGGAGTGTTTTGTATTTGTGTTTACAACATGATTATTTAATTGTCacgtttttaaatcctaaataatcAGTTTCTAATGTTTTATAGTTTTTGGCAAGTTAAACAAAAAACCAATTAAATGTGATTCCAAGAGACtcaaaaaatgaaaatgaaaaaggcaTGTTACGCCTTACTGCAGCAAAACGTGATAGAATGATTATTATTAGATTATTGCGTTGTCAAACTGTATAATTCAAACTCAAACACTATTACTTTATAACACGTTTTTGGTACAACTGATAATGTCTAATTATATAAAGAGAGACTTTGAGATAACCTTTCTTTTCCAAGGCGCCGTGAAAGTTCTTCAGCTAAAGCTTGACCAGGTTTATCAGCATCTGTTGCCAATATAATTCGAGATGCCTATaacaaatattatattattatatatacatatacataaataaacATAACCCCTCATCTTAGCAGCATCAAGTAACAAAAGCAAAAAAACAAGAACACATACCTTATCAAGATGTCCGTTGCAGTCACTTAAATACTTAAAGTTGGCTTCCTATTAAAAGAATACAAGTTAGGCTCTTAAGAATCCATTCGGCCTGTTCCCTTTTAGCTTAATATTTTTTATTGACAAAATAATGTGGTTGGTCCTAATGTTTGTTCCATGTTTCACACAAGCCATTTATCCTTTTTTATTTTCCGACTTGGTTGGTCActtaaagtatcttatattacactgTTGGTCCCTTTGACTAAGAACCATCAGTGAAATTTTGTTAAGTCTTGACAAGTGTGTCATTTTCATCATTttcaaattatatattttttttcgcttCACTTTTACCCTTTGTTATCTCAATCACTCAAATCACGTTACCAAAATGTAAACAATAAACTGTATAATATATTACCATCAAATCAAGAATACAGaatttttaaaacaaaaattaTGACCCATTTAAGGTAAAGCATAACCCAAATCGACCTATTCATAAGTTAGAAATAAATAATTCAAGGTCAGTACATACCTGTTTTTCAGATGGTATTCTTGCGTTTGATAATTTTTGGGGTGCACCATCAGGAACACTAACACAATTCAAAATTCCAGCCTCATCCATTGACAATTTATCAATTTCACCTTCAACCTACCATAACCATTCACGTATAGCcatcacatacacatacacatacgcATACATGTTTCTATAGattcaaaataataaaaaaatatatatacaaaaaataaaTGAATTGGTTAGAGTTATTACTATAACAATATCATGTCCTTCCTTTATGTCATCTAGACCATACAATATACTTCTTCCATGCTTTGCCTGAAGTTTATTTATACACAAAACGCAATTTATCAAGTATGACATTCAAAGTAAAATATTCATGATGAACGGTTAATCATAAagcacccaaaaaaaaaaaaaatccaattatTATTACCTGCCAAAACTCTTTCTTTGTTATACTTCGAAACTTACATTTTACAAGCTCTCCGTTCCTTCTATATGTAAAAGCTATCACTTTCTGTTGACCAACAATTAACAAAAATTCCATAAACGTTACTGTAGTTAAATTAAAATTATGTAACAGATGTAGCTACCATGACAAGTAATATAGaaaataacaatactaaaattaaaattaatattaatcttaatcctGTTATCTAAGTGATGAGAATAGTTTAAGAGCAAAATGTCAAAATATACCTTATCATCCACCATTTGCATCATCACACCATTTTTATGCAGAGTTTCTGCTGATATCATTCGCTTAGCAAAGTAGTCAATCAACTGAAgcatgaaaaaaataaaaacagataaAATTAATAGAAATTATTATCAATAAGCTTTCTCATTATCACCTTTTTACATGTTCTCATAATACATGATTTTGTATGATTAGTATCACATGCATTCGATGCTATACATGAATTTAATTAAGGTGAACATATTTGCTTATAACTGGACAGATTGAATTATCCTTGAATTAAAGCTTGATGCCCACTAATACAAATGCACTTTTTGCAAGATGGCCCACATAGTTTTTGTATTACTATCAGCTAATTTATGTTTTTGGGATGGGCTAAGATTGTAATAGCACGGTAATAAAGGTGCTTAAGTAGTAAAAAAAATTTTTTACCTCAATCACAATAGTTGCTCATTCAAAGTAAGTCTTAGCTAAGAAGTATGATACAAAAGTTACCAGATTGTGCCATTGCTATATTTGTTACTGTGAACAAACTATGCGTAAAAACTAGTTTATTAACTTTGTAGTATCCCATTAATTATTAATTTGACCGGCCATTAAAATATGTTTTTTACTAGTTGTATTGACATTTTCTTAAGGACATCAAACAAAGAGATAGGCCAAATATCTTATTTTTTTATTACAATGAAGAAGAATATTTATTAATTCATAGATTGTATGGAAATTTATGAATTAAAAGATTGGAAGGTATCAATTATACGGAGTATTAAAGATACCAGATATCACGAAATAATTCTAATTAAGACACTAAAAGACCTTTTAAATCCTTGAATTGTGATTGCTGGATATACTGATATGTATGCATTGATACTCATCAGACAAGTCTATATTTAATTGTTCAGAACAAAaactattaaataattaaataaaaattattaaaaaGAAAGCAATATCTTATGAAAAAATTATGGTACAGATTTGTCCGTGTAATGAAAGAGTAGAAAGTATATTCAAAGTACCTCATCACCTAGTGGCTTTAAGCGCAACCTCTCTTCACTAAGTTGACTAGGTATGTTGACCTTGTTGACTCCATCTTCTGCGGGATCTACATCTGCTAAAACCTGTGACATTGATATAATGCGGAAACGTAATAGTTGTAAGTTACGATAGCACAGGTTAATACACCCAGAATAACATAAAAACTGCGTAAAATCTATGTCCTTTATATAGGAGTAACAATTTTTTTTGGAAACAAAATAAACTAAAAAAACGATTAAACTAATAGATACTATTGTCGTTATTTAAAAGATTGATGAAACTTGTTTCCCAAGGTTCTGCCAGCTGCACTTTCTGCTTGTTCCCCAAGGCAGATGTTAACCATGACTATTACACAGCCCATAAACCTGCAGCCCATAAACTGACCCACAGCCCACAGGCCCGGATTGTTATCCAACCGAACCGGCCGGCCCATATTCTGTCGACCATCAACCCTTGTTCTTTAGATTTACAATAAAACCATAGCTTCGTTAACGAGTATTTTTGTCTACCAAGCTACTCGTATTACGTAGTAAAATAAAAGGAAGCTAAAATTAATACTACTAAGCCCTTGTGAATCCTTGCAACTGCAAAAACCCCCTTTGAGTTATTTAGATTGGCATTAATAAACTTTTCGATAAACGCTTgttcgtatcatcatcatcatcatcatcatcatcatcatca includes these proteins:
- the LOC139851681 gene encoding uncharacterized protein isoform X4, producing MVLADVDPAEDGVNKVNIPSQLSEERLRLKPLGDELIDYFAKRMISAETLHKNGVMMQMVDDKKVIAFTYRRNGELVKCKFRSITKKEFWQAKHGRSILYGLDDIKEGHDIVIVEGEIDKLSMDEAGILNCVSVPDGAPQKLSNARIPSEKQEANFKYLSDCNGHLDKASRIILATDADKPGQALAEELSRRLGKERCWVVKWPKKDELSCYKDANEVLVYLGAEALRRIVETAELYQIMLSQVLEHVGPKQLSEEMLRLEPLGDELTDYFAKRMISAETLHKNDVMQLVDDKNVIAYTYRRNGELVGCKFQRITNRKFWQAKHGKRILYGLDDIKEGNDIVIVETEIDKLSMEEAGILNCVSLPECAPQKVSTVRIPSKKQEARFKYLTDCNGHLDKASRIILATNGDGPGQALAEVLGKERCWIVTWPKKDELSCYKDANEVLVHLGAEALRRIVETAELYQVKN
- the LOC139851681 gene encoding uncharacterized protein isoform X1 — translated: MIRCFLQQQLLRSDSLFQTWNYSARNPHRFRVSLFLPPIKSSSGGKSKERSLSFHITQNEKVAICRCFNFEYGWAGHVLADVDPAEDGVNKVNIPSQLSEERLRLKPLGDELIDYFAKRMISAETLHKNGVMMQMVDDKKVIAFTYRRNGELVKCKFRSITKKEFWQAKHGRSILYGLDDIKEGHDIVIVEGEIDKLSMDEAGILNCVSVPDGAPQKLSNARIPSEKQEANFKYLSDCNGHLDKASRIILATDADKPGQALAEELSRRLGKERCWVVKWPKKDELSCYKDANEVLVYLGAEALRRIVETAELYQIMLSQVLEHVGPKQLSEEMLRLEPLGDELTDYFAKRMISAETLHKNDVMQLVDDKNVIAYTYRRNGELVGCKFQRITNRKFWQAKHGKRILYGLDDIKEGNDIVIVETEIDKLSMEEAGILNCVSLPECAPQKVSTVRIPSKKQEARFKYLTDCNGHLDKASRIILATNGDGPGQALAEVLGKERCWIVTWPKKDELSCYKDANEVLVHLGAEALRRIVETAELYQVKN
- the LOC139851681 gene encoding uncharacterized protein isoform X3, coding for MSQVLADVDPAEDGVNKVNIPSQLSEERLRLKPLGDELIDYFAKRMISAETLHKNGVMMQMVDDKKVIAFTYRRNGELVKCKFRSITKKEFWQAKHGRSILYGLDDIKEGHDIVIVEGEIDKLSMDEAGILNCVSVPDGAPQKLSNARIPSEKQEANFKYLSDCNGHLDKASRIILATDADKPGQALAEELSRRLGKERCWVVKWPKKDELSCYKDANEVLVYLGAEALRRIVETAELYQIMLSQVLEHVGPKQLSEEMLRLEPLGDELTDYFAKRMISAETLHKNDVMQLVDDKNVIAYTYRRNGELVGCKFQRITNRKFWQAKHGKRILYGLDDIKEGNDIVIVETEIDKLSMEEAGILNCVSLPECAPQKVSTVRIPSKKQEARFKYLTDCNGHLDKASRIILATNGDGPGQALAEVLGKERCWIVTWPKKDELSCYKDANEVLVHLGAEALRRIVETAELYQVKN
- the LOC139851681 gene encoding uncharacterized protein isoform X2, translated to MIRCFLQQQLLRSDSLFQTWNYSARNPHRFRVSLFLPPIKSSSGGKSKERSLSFHITQNEKVAICRCFNFEYGWAGHVLADVDPAEDGVNKVNIPSQLSEERLRLKPLGDELIDYFAKRMISAETLHKNGVMMQMVDDKKVIAFTYRRNGELVKCKFRSITKKEFWQAKHGRSILYGLDDIKEGHDIVIVEGEIDKLSMDEAGILNCVSVPDGAPQKLSNARIPSEKQEANFKYLSDCNGHLDKASRIILATDADKPGQALAEELSRRLGKERCWVVKWPKKDELSCYKDANEVLVYLGAEALRRIVETAELYQVLEHVGPKQLSEEMLRLEPLGDELTDYFAKRMISAETLHKNDVMQLVDDKNVIAYTYRRNGELVGCKFQRITNRKFWQAKHGKRILYGLDDIKEGNDIVIVETEIDKLSMEEAGILNCVSLPECAPQKVSTVRIPSKKQEARFKYLTDCNGHLDKASRIILATNGDGPGQALAEVLGKERCWIVTWPKKDELSCYKDANEVLVHLGAEALRRIVETAELYQVKN